Proteins from a genomic interval of Garra rufa chromosome 4, GarRuf1.0, whole genome shotgun sequence:
- the chrm2a gene encoding muscarinic acetylcholine receptor M2a: MDTINFTFWNASEGNETLETVDESPYKTVEVVFIVLVAGSLSLVTVIGNILVMLSIKVNRSLQTVNNYFLFSLACADLIIGLCSMNLYTVYIVIGYWPLGPVVCDLWLALDYVVSNASVMNLLIISFDRYFCVTKPLSYPVKRTTKMAGMMIAAAWVLSFILWAPAILFWQFIVGGRTVPEKECYIQFFSNAAVTFGTAIAAFYLPVIIMMVLYWQISRASKSRVKKDNRKPSGGNLDVASSNQIRENTASKPTNNNLTAEETDRGQTHLTDDAANQHDAKLQNGKAPSTASGEAEAEDGGRGNCLPPEEKESSNDSTSGSGAVTNQKDEAAPSNANDNQAPTRHRAKAGGSKLTCIKIITKSPKGDCYASSNATVEIVPATERQNHVARKIVKMTKQPPKKKKAPASREKKVTRTIMAILVAFVATWTPYNVMVLINTFCSSCIPNTVWTIGYWLCYINSTINPACYALCNITFKKTFKQLLLCQYKNIRSTR; this comes from the coding sequence ATGGATACAATAAACTTCACCTTCTGGAATGCCTCTGAGGGCAACGAGACCCTGGAGACGGTGGACGAGAGCCCGTATAAGACAGTGGAGGTGGTGTTCATTGTACTGGTGGCCGGCTCGCTTAGTCTGGTGACTGTTATCGGGAACATCTTGGTCATGCTCTCCATCAAAGTAAACAGGAGCCTGCAGACTGTCAACAACTACTTCCTGTTCAGCCTAGCCTGTGCTGACCTCATCATTGGCCTTTGCTCTATGAACTTGTACACGGTCTACATTGTGATTGGATACTGGCCACTAGGCCCAGTTGTGTGCGACTTGTGGTTGGCACTGGACTACGTAGTCAGCAACGCTTCCGTCATGAACCTGCTGATCATCAGCTTCGATCGCTACTTCTGTGTCACCAAGCCGCTCTCTTACCCGGTGAAGAGGACGACCAAGATGGCAGGCATGATGATTGCGGCAGCATGGGTTTTGTCCTTCATCCTCTGGGCTCCAGCTATCCTGTTCTGGCAGTTTATCGTTGGGGGACGCACGGTGCCAGAGAAGGAGTGCTACATTCAGTTCTTCTCCAACGCCGCGGTCACTTTCGGCACGGCCATAGCTGCTTTCTACCTGCCCGTCATCATCATGATGGTGCTGTACTGGCAGATATCCCGCGCCAGCAAGAGCCGCGTCAAGAAGGACAACCGCAAGCCGTCGGGCGGAAACCTCGACGTAGCCTCGTCCAATCAGATCCGTGAAAACACGGCCAGCAAACCCACCAACAACAACCTAACAGCTGAAGAAACAGATCGAGGACAGACCCATCTAACAGATGATGCCGCCAACCAACACGATGCCAAACTCCAAAACGGCAAAGCGCCATCTACGGCGAGCGGAGAAGCAGAGGCAGAAGATGGAGGACGAGGAAACTGTCTTCCCCCGGAGGAGAAAGAAAGTTCCAACGACTCCACCTCTGGCAGCGGCGCCGTAACCAATCAAAAGGACGAGGCGGCGCCATCCAACGCCAACGACAACCAGGCTCCCACGCGGCACCGCGCCAAAGCTGGAGGCTCCAAACTGACGTGCATCAAGATCATCACCAAATCGCCAAAGGGCGACTGCTACGCATCTTCGAACGCGACGGTGGAGATCGTCCCAGCGACCGAGAGGCAGAACCACGTGGCGAGGAAGATTGTCAAGATGACCAAGCAGCCACCCAAAAAGAAAAAAGCTCCAGCCTCTCGGGAAAAGAAGGTGACGCGCACCATCATGGCCATCCTGGTGGCGTTCGTGGCTACTTGGACGCCTTACAACGTGATGGTCCTCATCAACACCTTCTGCTCCAGCTGCATTCCCAACACCGTGTGGACCATCGGATACTGGCTCTGCTACATCAACAGCACGATCAACCCCGCTTGCTACGCCCTCTGCAACATCACCTTCAAAAAGACCTTCAAACAGCTGCTGCTCTGCCAGTACAAGAACATACGCTCCACCCGATGA
- the LOC141333260 gene encoding pleiotrophin-A-like isoform X1 translates to MKNNARMQQQWVCVALLALLTVTATLADGGKSEKQGKKERKSDCGEWQWSVCVANEGDCGLGTREGTRTGTDCKQTIKTQRCKIPCNWKKQFGGECKYDFQAWGECDSTTGLKTRSGVLKRALMDASCPNNVSATKPCGKPKSKIQDSQKPKREGKKKERNPLD, encoded by the exons AATGCAGCAGCAGTGGGTGTGTGTGGCTTTATTGGCCCTCCTGACTGTCACAGCGACGCTGGCAGATGGTGGAAAATCAGAGAAACAAG GTAAGAAAGAGCGTAAATCGGACTGTGGCGAGTGGCAGTGGAGCGTGTGTGTGGCTAACGAGGGTGACTGCGGCCTGGGCACCAGAGAGGGCACGCGCACCGGCACCGACTGTAAACAGACCATCAAAACCCAGCGCTGCAAAATCCCCTGCAACTGGAAAAAGCAGTTTGGAG GCGAGTGTAAGTATGATTTTCAGGCGTGGGGAGAGTGTGACTCGACCACAGGATTGAAGACACGCAGCGGTGTGCTAAAGCGAGCGCTGATGGACGCTAGCTGCCCGAACAACGTCAGCGCCACCAAACCCTGCGGCAAACCCAAGTCCAAGATACAAG ATTCACAGAAACCAAAACGGGAAGGAAAGAAGAAGGAGCGAAACCCGCTGGACTAG
- the LOC141333260 gene encoding pleiotrophin-A-like isoform X2, whose translation MQQQWVCVALLALLTVTATLADGGKSEKQGKKERKSDCGEWQWSVCVANEGDCGLGTREGTRTGTDCKQTIKTQRCKIPCNWKKQFGGECKYDFQAWGECDSTTGLKTRSGVLKRALMDASCPNNVSATKPCGKPKSKIQDSQKPKREGKKKERNPLD comes from the exons ATGCAGCAGCAGTGGGTGTGTGTGGCTTTATTGGCCCTCCTGACTGTCACAGCGACGCTGGCAGATGGTGGAAAATCAGAGAAACAAG GTAAGAAAGAGCGTAAATCGGACTGTGGCGAGTGGCAGTGGAGCGTGTGTGTGGCTAACGAGGGTGACTGCGGCCTGGGCACCAGAGAGGGCACGCGCACCGGCACCGACTGTAAACAGACCATCAAAACCCAGCGCTGCAAAATCCCCTGCAACTGGAAAAAGCAGTTTGGAG GCGAGTGTAAGTATGATTTTCAGGCGTGGGGAGAGTGTGACTCGACCACAGGATTGAAGACACGCAGCGGTGTGCTAAAGCGAGCGCTGATGGACGCTAGCTGCCCGAACAACGTCAGCGCCACCAAACCCTGCGGCAAACCCAAGTCCAAGATACAAG ATTCACAGAAACCAAAACGGGAAGGAAAGAAGAAGGAGCGAAACCCGCTGGACTAG